Genomic segment of Gigantopelta aegis isolate Gae_Host chromosome 10, Gae_host_genome, whole genome shotgun sequence:
TTTAAAGATGTCCACAATGTGGCACGTCTCCTGTATTGAGGTACCATCAcagcacaccacacacatagtACACCACAGAATATAACACAACCATTCACAAATGCATACCACTTTTAAGGCCACCACTCATAGCCTGATTTTACCAGAGTTTATACCAGAAAACACTTCCGGAGTGACAGGTTCATATTCTCCCGACTTATGGTTCATGTAAAATATTCTGTCCTTGGTGGCATTGGGGTTGAATCCTTCTTCGCGTAAATCTGTTTTTACCAGCTTGAAAGTTcctgaaagaaatatttggacAACAATTAAAGATTCCACACTGAGTCTGTAGCCATGGAAATGAAACAAACTGGATTAATCTAATCACAAGTAATATATCTgggttataaaacattttaaagatctAAGTATAAAGCATTGTACTCGCAAATACGTTTGGAATAGACTATTGAAAATTTAGTTTTCCAAGAAAAAGTAAACTGCTAGCCAAGCAAAATAAAactgagctactacaaacactagaaataaataatgaaataaacgaaatacatttaataagaCCCCAACactttttttaaactataactatctggggccaatttcacaaaacattgtaaatttaCATCTgtgacatacatttacaagtgtttggcatctatttcatgctGAAAATTACATCAATATGGAAGGTGGGGCATTATAAGGGCAAAagaactatatttgttgtactataatagtaataagaattgtggtttagtcgtacatttatgtttatgtgcaaaaccaggcttacgatgttttgtgaaattgggccttTATGTGTAACCAATGGatattttgacacttgattgagagaaacagagaggaaacctgatgccaccacataggctactcttaacCATAAATCAGCAAGAAATCTCTTATATTCTCTTTCCCCAAAAcagaacaacaaaaaagaagtttgatttgtttaacgacactactagagcacattgattaattaatcatcggctattgcatatcaaacatttggtaattctgaatcgtagtcatcagaggaaactcgctacattttttctaatgcagcaaaggatcttttatatgcactttcccaccgacaggaaaacacataccacggtctttgtccagttgtggtgcagtggttggaacgagaaaaaaaacaatcagctgaatggatcaaTCTGAGgtagtttgatcctgcgacgcaagcactcaactgactgagctacatcccgctcctcTAAAACAGAACAGTACGTACAGCTGTTGAtgaaccagtcatggggcattgATTGAGACAGGGAAACAAAGTTCACAGAAGGCGATTGATTCTGCCACCCTCTGATCATCAGAAGAATGATCCATCTTacttcttacaaacattaaaatgaaaaaaaatgcgCCGAATATTCTAATCAAGAAAGACTGTGGCAAGCAAAGTTAATAGGGGGGGTCAAGTTGTGttccccggaaaatatattgaaaaaaagaaaagtggcttgagcagggaggggttttgACCCCTGAAATCATCCCCCTGCACGTGTGTCTGGGCatactataatattaatactaataaaaaagtCTGTATTGATACGAAACATGCTACAAGGCCTCCCATCGTTACCTGTAGTGTTAACCTCCTGGGCGAGTCGAACAAACACAGGTCTGGCATAGACGggaagcgctcgcttgaaacTCGTGTTCAACTGCTGCAGGTCAACAGTTCCTTTCACATCAACAATGGTGGCCATTCCCGCGCGACCCTCACAGCCTACAAACAAAgtaaacatatacatttatattgtatgttttattatgaaataGTCATTGACTACAATAAACAGGCTTTAGGCTACTCTTTGGTaactatactgatggaaagaaataaaggatcacacagatagcaacaagaaataatgactgcatcaaaaatcaattcatattgttgACTGGGAACACATAGGGAgctcattcaacactacagaaagaaagaaagaaagaaatgttttatttaacgacgcactcgacacattttatttacggttatatggcatcagacatatggttaaggaccacacagattttgagaggaaacccgctatcgccactacatgggctactctttccgatgagcagcaagggatcttttatttgcgcttcccacaggcaggatagcacaaaccatggcctttgttgaaccagttatggatcactggtcagtgcaagtggttttacacctacccattgagccttgcggggcattCACTCAGGgagtttggagttggtatctggattacaaatcccatgcctcgactgggatctgaacccagtacctaccagcctgtagaccgatggcctaaccatgacaccaccgaggtcggtcaaCACTACAgatattcaatcccacattacaacttggtatgaaatacagacattcctacgctagttgtgaattaaatttggtctacaattccatgtgttcccttatttctttccatcagtatattatagTATTCGGACATTTAATTATATAGTTGCCTCAAAGCTAATTCAGGGACTGACTCTTGTTTAAGAAAATGTAATCTTGGTGCACATTTTCCAACCATCTTCAACAGATTACTAACAGTATAATTTGTCCAACTGAAAAGTACAACTCATAAAAGACTGGCTACaaattttcgaagctatcttagcactacagTATAATAAAAATCATCATAGGTTATGACATCACTACAACACATGCCATAGTGATGTCACACCCTATGATGGTTTTAGAATATTGTAGCGCAAAGTTAGGTTTGAAAATATGAGTCTAGGGCCTTgctccacgaagcgatcttagcactaagatcaccttaagtgtataacgactatatacacttaaggtgatcttagcgctaaggtcgCTTTGTGGAATGAGGCACAGGACCATAGtcaaaataaagattttaaaatgtaatgccAGGACAATACTGTATATCTATACACACGGTACAAGTCATCATCATGGTTCAACAGTGATGTCATTAAGAACAGTAATAcaagatgaaaataaaattaaaggcTGCTATAACTACTTGCTAATTTTATACAACATTTAAtgtttggctaataaaattttccttaaattaaccacaaacTTAATTAACAAACTTGCTACAGTGTTTAGCACTGTTACAGTCTACAACGAATGTCATGTGACCTAAACAAGCTGAAACCGGAGCATAAAAATTATGCAATTTAGCTAACTAACAATTTTCAAACtaaagaatatttaaaaaaaactttaactaaacattcaaattaaaatatataacaacttttaaaggtagagtattgaaattaaaatataaaatatgacgCTGGTCGCTACTAACatacaagaaaacaacaataaacacaatTTTCCCGGTActtaacaatgaatgaatgaatgtttaacgacaccccagcggTACTTAACAAAGACACCACACGTACCTGGGACGGCAACACCATAGAGGCTGTAATGAAAAGTCGCTATGCCATAGAAATAGGTAAATTAGAATATGCAACCACAGAAACTGGTCAATTGTGAAATGCAAGGAAACAATAAACACAATTTTCCTCAGTAGCTAACAAAGTCGCCACACATACCTGGAACTTCCACCCCATACACGACGGCGTCCTGGTAGGTAATGCTGTTGCTGACAATGGCCTCCACCTCGGATGTAGAAACGTTCTCACCACGCCAGCGGAACGTGTCCCCAGTGCGGTCCCGAAAATACATGTAGCCTTCTTCATCCATCACCAGCACATCACCTGGTAACACAGTGCAATGATAAAGGAATGTGTGCTtaatgaatattcatatttgtaGATAAAaatggccgcttaagacaggtggccgctgattacaggttgcgacatatagtctttaaaacatgtgtgcttcacagtttactataaataaacttttgacatgtcgcctccttcaggaaaaactgcagctggaatgtattaaattaaccgttctcaacaagtttgttttctctttccattttattatttaatttctacttcatgcagtatattgtcataataagtgaatctacaaatgtcaagcgtagcctgcccagaggcaattagatgcactccatagtcatactttcttaactgatacacagtagagatgtcgggactgaatgggtgctagtattcctgaaggtgtgaagattggttatttgctgcaccttatcgctgttgttaaatatcccttatatatactagtaaacATTTGGGGCAGCATTAGACAGGTGACctcttattacaggtgcatttacgttataaatcgTTCGGGAGAAAAACAAGTGGCCACTTAAGGTaggtgaccgctgaatacaggtggccgctaggacaggtttgactgtatattaagAAACGAATGTTTGTATAATTGttaataacacctcagcacattgtttatataGTTGTTATTTAGTGTCaagcatttaaaaatatttgttaattaatcaGTTGATGTACATACATCACAATTATATCACAATTTACAGGCTTAACTGCATGTGACACATTGTTCAAGTATAAAAGCACCCCAAACTTTAAAACATATCAATGTGTTTTGATCTGGATATGACATGACATACCAAATACTAGTACCAAACGGTATCAATCTGTTTTGGTGTCAATTCACATACGTGTGTGGATTAAGCAGCATGCTTATGGATCATTTTGGTTTTTGGATTCCGGTGTGTCAACGGTAATAGGCTACTAGCTCATAACAGAACAATACCcaacacacatttttatataccagtcatgcgtACTTATCAGGAAAAGAAATTTATAATGCAGTGGGTACATCAATGATGATCGATCATGTGACCCATTTTGCTACAATAACGGatacttaatttttaaaatatgcagataaatagagaatactcaaGAGTGGccgttaaaaaaacatttattttacaagacgtaagataaatggtatctaacagacatgaGTGTacagtattctatttcttgcaTATCAAAAACCAggttgaaaacaaaaatctttcACAACAAAAAGCTATTTACGGAACTTGTGCTAGCAGTAAATTATacatcacagagcaatcagttttaGTTTATCATGCATGTAAAAGACCAATCAATTTTTGTCATGCTTATTTCATTCGTCGACTGGGTTTATCAATTTGGAGCAGCCAatcatatgtctttaaatcgatATGACATGTTTGTTGAATATCGCTAAGTGGTGTTCTCTCCAATGGGTGTatgaatgttatttattttagtatcTTAAATTGTGTGCTTAAACTACGAATAGAAACAATGTTTGGTCACATTTTGTTGTGACTTCAGTTAAAATACCTGTCAAAAAGGCACTGTCGCCTTTCCtgaagacattttcaacaatttTCGAACTGGTTGCTTGTTTGTCAGCATAGCCATCAAATTCACGTAGTGGATTCCCCTTGACAATTTTGCCAACCAATTCTCCCGGTTGTCCTGGCAATAAAGAGAAATACATAGATTAATACaatgaaaatacattttgtatatctAAGAATAccatggaattaaatgtctcacccaCCTAGAAATAGTTTCAGTGCACTATGATGACCATCCACAGgtgcaactacaaaccaagtttcaatgacttaggacttatagtttgtgaaaaaCTGATCTAAATGAGAAAGCttaatgttaaactttaacACAAAAGGTGTCGGCATTGCCGCCTTTGGAAACGTGACAACTATATCTCACCTTTTTATttcgtaaaaacaaaacaaaaaccaatatttaaaacaattctctTACATTTTAGTTCTCGTTAAAATTTAGCTTTTCCCCTGACAAAATTgcacaatgtttttaaaagcatctacttaaaataacaattaaatacgcagaccctagtttcagcccttGAAAATTGACACTAcgttttgttaatctacaaacctgcgacacacatttggatacggtcataacagagagaagcataagtctgtgatgtttaaatgaggaaatactgtctaaaaataactagagctcgtctcgataacctttactTCTGAGATAaacgtgcatttttagaattatgaaaaatagattttggggtattacaaaaacctggatgaccagaaacatttcaagtgtatgaaaatgaatattctaaataataaaatgtcaatacTTCTAATTTAGATTATTAAAAATGGCTTtgatagtaaaaaatatgttgtagtgtttaaaaactatggtcTGTCACTTTTAAcatgcagacctgtcaaccctcccggattccgagggagtctcccggtatttgatcaaatctcctttcacctgtgcgggagacaatttctccagttcaatgacatttttgtaagcataaaaaaaaatcgatcctcttttgtcaaaataacataagggaagtaactctgcctttttttctcattcggaaaatgtcgactactttcggtttctgagaatgtaacaggccgaattgtcccgactgtttaacctttgccaaagtgagaattgtgggatagcctatttatatcgttaaaaaagcacatggagtttataaaatgacgtgttattataatgtttgttgtcatcgtaatggctacgaagcgtgttgccgctaattcaacaggctgtgtattgacattcatagttgccatataaaaaaaactatccaatttagttctaataacacctctgaattgtaaaatgtcttcccactggattacataatgcaactatgacgaatctgaactgccagactccgagttgacagcgatacacacgatgcatgttaaaatcacatgtcacagcaagacaacgaaaagatcaattagctgtataaacatacaatgtcagtttgtgtgtgtgtatgtttgtgcagtaaaatgttggttataagggtatacttcaagaaattatttgtgtacaattaaaaaatgttgtgtttgacattgacataaagttactcacggaaatgggtataattccggtatatttcacacgatgtccgtaatgaggttttacttatgattaatgaaaatacaatgtttattgcatcattataatgattttaaatgagTACCACGCCACcattcctcattatagtaaaaactgaatattaatttataagatttatataaatttgtctttggtactttggtacactaaccacaaatgataatgtaacgcaaggctgtaagtgtaataccgtaaatgtactaattaattttttaatttctagttcatgttcttaacatttttggataaaatattggggtcattttaaaaatctgtattaaatcataataatatttaaacttaatttttttttttttaaattaattaataatttttttttttttttttttttaatgccaatatctaaggttaacaagtatatatgacattatatagtattcatataacttattataataaaaagatttttaaatcttgcgattttgggttaaattgtgtgaattaaaaaaatctcctgctttttgacaaaatctcctgctttttcaacacgcacctcctgctttctcttgactaaaggttgacaggtctgaacATGTCAAGTATAATATTTACGCCAATGAACCACAGAGAGTCAATGCTATCCGTTTTggtcaatgtttttattttcaaactaatgttAATCACATGATGCAATATTTACTGACCTGGTTCTGCATGGATACACATTCCATTGCGATCACGCATGTATTTTCCGGTTTCCTCATCGATTCGAATCAGTGTCACTGGATACAAGAATGGGAGGATCCTGGTTGTGAAACCCACAGCTCCAATCttgttattaaaatttactgggggaaaaaaacccacgaaaacaTTTACTTTAACACACTGTTAACATAATAagcttttattacaataaaatgttttaaagttatgGTGTAAATGTTCTAAttttgatacaataattattactactacactaattaataatatatctgcaatatttattaaatcatgACTATATTCAGCCCCTGTGGTTTGACACAAGTGCAAAACATTGGTATCTCTAAtctatttactctttttttttccatttttacactgaaagcaaTTAGGACAACAGTTTCTTGTTCATCAATTTTCAAACCATAAGcatcaagggagataactcatgaCTATCTAACTACAGAACTTAAAACATTTCTAACCAACAATATATAGTCTGctatttaactttttaacaaaaaaaacaaaaaaactcacCAATATTACAGTTGCCTTCTGTTGCACCATAAAATTCCCCAATATGTTGTATACCAAATCGCTTCTGAAAACTTTCCCAGATCTGTGGGCGAAGACCATTTCCAAACATGAGCCGAactttatgtttgttttcttctggTCGGAATGGCTGTGACAACAAATACCTGGCAATTTCTCCTATATATTGCGCTACCTGCCAAAAAACCCAGAATATTGATTAACAAAAGAATGTATCAATAACAGCCAGGATAATGAATGAAGAAATAAATGAGTGGACTGAAAGATGAATTAATACAcaggtgaatgaatgaaaagatGGATGAATAATGCATGAATGATAATAAACACGAAACAATGAAtcagtgtttaacgacacttcaacacatttaaaaattaaagcgACTGAACATCCTTGATACATGATTGATTTATATTTATCAAGTAAAACAATTCATCACATAGAGCTAACTTACAAACTTAAAATACAATTTGATAAATACACATCACAGCCAGCCATAAGTAACCATTTAtcatacaaagttaaaatataatGTGATAAATACACATCACAGCCAGCCATAAGTAACCATTTAtcatacaaagttaaaatacaATGTGATAAATACACATCACAGCCAGCCATAAGTAACCATTTAtcatacaaagttaaaatataatGTGATAAATACACATCACAGATGGCCATAAGTAACCATTTAtcaaacaaagttaaaacacaaggtgataaataaatatcacagacgGCCATAAGTAACCATTTATCATACAAACttaaaaatacaatatcataaataaatatcacagacagccATAAGTAACCATTTAtcatacaaagttaaaatataatGTGATAAATAAACATCACAGATGGCCATAAGTAACCATTTAtcatacaaagttaaaatataatGTGATAAATACACATCACAGCCAGCCATAAGTAACCATTTAtcatacaaagttaaaatataatGTGATAAATACACATCACAGCCAGCCATAAGTAACCATTTATCATCCAAAGTTAAAATATaatgtgataaataaatatcacagacgGCCATAAGTAACCATTTATCATCCAAAGTTAAAATACaatgtgataaataaatatcacagCCAGCCATAAGTAACCATTTATCATACAAAGCTAAAATACAATGTGATAAATACACATTTAACAATTTTGCTTCTTTAAACATGCAACAGAcaaggggtttttttgttgttgttttttgttctgttAATCCCTGGAACGTCATTGTTTTAACAGAGCTCCCAGTCAGACAAGTAATAGTCTGAATTTAACTAATTGAtactaatataatacaaaaaaattgATTTGCTAGACTAACTGTGGCAAAGTATATTATATCGGATATATAAGTTAGGTACTgtaaatgttaaaaagaaaattaattttttaacaaagaatacacttttttttttaaatccctgacaacaagatatacatgtaataaacaaaGCAACCCATGTTTTACACAAAGACTTACTGTGCATTCATATTTGACACAGTCGGTCCAAAACTGACTGGCCGAGAACTTGCGTCGTATCACCACAGTGGTGGCTCCGAGTAGCGCCTGTCCTACACCCAGAATGCCACCTGCTGTGTGGTAGAGAGGTAACATGTTGTAGATCACATCGTCACGCTCAATATTGTAGGCATATCTAGATCCAAACGTCATGTagaaaaatctgaaaaatattgacataattaATTGCATGTATGTGACTGTGATAATGTAGGACAGGCTCTTCATTGTCTTTGAAAGTCAGAGGCTATCTG
This window contains:
- the LOC121383154 gene encoding long-chain fatty acid transport protein 4-like, with protein sequence MQSKSIEFKVARSLRSSIYQLTENTMLLKVAAFLGFGIFLSYLGYGCLMTTGIVFLAYLVTGGYKFTWIAIKTFKRDLKGLTILFKLSMLVKLYTRGNMTVPKIFAENVLNYPRKPCFIFEDKTWTFTDVDQYSNAIANYFLERGYKKDDTVALFMENRPEFVCFWLGFAKIGIRAALINFNLRDKALAHCLRVSGAKVTVFGGELSQAVKDVLPLLGSDMSLFCFGTMATNDLSPVYLDAALQQAPRYPPPEADSKFRDKLFYIYTSGTTGLPKAAVVSHTRFFYMTFGSRYAYNIERDDVIYNMLPLYHTAGGILGVGQALLGATTVVIRRKFSASQFWTDCVKYECTVAQYIGEIARYLLSQPFRPEENKHKVRLMFGNGLRPQIWESFQKRFGIQHIGEFYGATEGNCNIVNFNNKIGAVGFTTRILPFLYPVTLIRIDEETGKYMRDRNGMCIHAEPGQPGELVGKIVKGNPLREFDGYADKQATSSKIVENVFRKGDSAFLTGDVLVMDEEGYMYFRDRTGDTFRWRGENVSTSEVEAIVSNSITYQDAVVYGVEVPGCEGRAGMATIVDVKGTVDLQQLNTSFKRALPVYARPVFVRLAQEVNTTGTFKLVKTDLREEGFNPNATKDRIFYMNHKSGEYEPVTPEVFSGINSGKIRL